One uncultured Jannaschia sp. DNA segment encodes these proteins:
- the argB gene encoding acetylglutamate kinase — MKTRDDMTRDNAAIARTLNEALPYLTRYDDAVVVIKLGGHAMGSDDGMASFARDVVLMRTVGINPVIVHGGGPMINQLLERLGVKSEFVRGKRVTDAETMRVVEMVLAGEVNKRIVQAINTAGGRAVGLTGKDADMITCEQTDPDLGFVGTPSEVDARLLHSLFRDEMIPVIAPIGTGRNDETFNINGDTAAGAVAAALNADRLLLLTDVAGVKDATGRVLTALTAAQVRALTDEGVIAGGMIPKTETALAALEGGTRAVVILDGRVPNAVLLELFTEHGAGSLIRLA; from the coding sequence CCGCTACGACGATGCCGTCGTGGTCATCAAGCTCGGCGGGCACGCCATGGGCTCGGATGACGGCATGGCCAGCTTCGCCCGCGACGTGGTGCTGATGCGCACGGTCGGCATCAACCCGGTGATCGTCCATGGCGGCGGCCCGATGATCAACCAGCTCCTGGAGCGGCTGGGCGTCAAATCCGAATTCGTGCGCGGCAAGCGCGTTACCGATGCCGAGACGATGCGCGTCGTCGAAATGGTGCTCGCGGGCGAGGTCAACAAGCGGATCGTGCAGGCGATCAACACCGCCGGCGGGCGCGCCGTCGGGCTGACCGGCAAGGATGCCGACATGATTACCTGCGAGCAGACCGACCCCGATCTCGGCTTCGTCGGCACCCCGTCCGAGGTCGATGCCCGCCTGCTCCACAGTCTCTTTCGCGACGAAATGATCCCCGTCATCGCCCCCATCGGCACGGGCCGGAACGACGAGACGTTCAACATCAACGGCGACACGGCGGCCGGGGCCGTCGCGGCCGCGCTGAACGCCGACCGGCTCCTCCTCCTGACCGATGTGGCCGGGGTGAAGGACGCGACCGGCCGCGTGCTGACCGCGCTGACGGCGGCGCAGGTGCGCGCGCTGACGGACGAGGGCGTCATCGCGGGCGGCATGATCCCCAAGACCGAGACGGCGCTGGCCGCGCTCGAGGGCGGCACGCGGGCCGTGGTCATCCTCGACGGACGGGTGCCAAACGCGGTGCTGCTGGAACTCTTCACCGAACACGGCGCGGGCAGCCTGATCCGGCTGGCCTAA